The following proteins are co-located in the Sandaracinaceae bacterium genome:
- a CDS encoding 2OG-Fe(II) oxygenase, whose protein sequence is MFALGRQTFEVHREPVPHLVVDGVFGEAESRAMLDHLVALEPAFAPAGVGGEGARAGFRQNLVFGPDAHFHEPRERTFEETIAGRASRSVLLAGIDAWLMSRDFRELMESAPAPLHALSTANRWETQVSRYGAGDRYGWHLDRLGDETRQVSIVYYLFEEPHRFDGGVLELSSGLARNGERFGGEAKAIAPFHDRAVVFSARAVHRVTETELKSAAFGDGRFSVNIFCGVG, encoded by the coding sequence ATGTTCGCGCTCGGCCGCCAGACCTTCGAGGTCCACCGCGAGCCCGTCCCGCACCTCGTCGTCGACGGCGTCTTCGGCGAGGCCGAGAGCCGCGCCATGCTCGACCATCTCGTCGCGCTCGAGCCCGCGTTCGCCCCGGCCGGCGTCGGCGGCGAGGGCGCGCGGGCGGGCTTCCGCCAGAACCTCGTCTTCGGCCCCGACGCGCACTTCCACGAGCCGCGCGAGCGGACCTTCGAGGAGACCATCGCCGGCCGCGCCTCGCGCTCGGTCTTGCTCGCCGGGATCGACGCGTGGCTCATGAGCCGCGACTTCCGCGAGCTGATGGAGTCCGCGCCCGCGCCGCTCCACGCCCTGTCCACCGCCAACCGCTGGGAGACCCAGGTCAGCCGCTACGGCGCCGGCGACCGCTACGGCTGGCACCTCGACCGGCTCGGCGACGAGACCCGCCAGGTCTCCATCGTCTACTACCTCTTCGAGGAGCCCCACCGCTTCGACGGCGGCGTGCTCGAGCTGAGCAGCGGCCTCGCGCGAAACGGCGAGCGCTTCGGCGGCGAGGCCAAGGCCATCGCCCCCTTCCACGACCGCGCGGTGGTCTTCTCCGCCCGCGCCGTGCACCGCGTCACCGAGACCGAGCTGAAGAGCGCCGCCTTCGGAGACGGCCGCTTCTCCGTCAACATCTTCTGCGGCGTCGGTTGA
- the trpE gene encoding anthranilate synthase component I encodes MGAVRPDFEEFQTLAQDATVVPVTRELLADALTPVLAWSTLGGEAGSFLLESVEHGEKWGRYSFVGCRPALIARGRRGRFEVERGGRIEAQQVDDPWLPLRALLAEWKPPTEGLDWLPRFWGGAVGYVAYDSVRTFEPSVGTRHDDPEAWDFAFAIGGTLIIFDDLRQRAYAVSLRRVDGHDLRESYDAALAELEDLTDELSRPRIPRLLSPPTTRFDGALPKSSYDRPTFCAAVETAKEHIRAGDIFQVVLSQRFSADARGVDLFDVYRMLRAINPSPYMFLVRMPEVGIAGASPETLVRVEDGRAEVRPLAGTRPRGQTPEEDQRLAEELLADPKELAEHVMLVDLGRNDLGRISKPGTVELTDRMIIERYSHVMHVVSNVQGELAEGKDALDVLRATFPAGTLSGAPKVRAMQIIEELEPARRGVYGGAVGYVSFSGNLDVAIAIRTVVEQDGEIRVQAGAGLVEASDPDSEYDETVNKARAALGAIEAARRR; translated from the coding sequence ATGGGTGCAGTTCGTCCCGATTTCGAGGAATTCCAGACCCTGGCGCAGGACGCCACGGTCGTCCCCGTGACGCGCGAGCTGCTGGCCGACGCGCTGACGCCCGTGCTCGCCTGGTCGACCCTGGGGGGAGAGGCCGGGAGCTTCCTGCTCGAGTCGGTCGAGCACGGCGAGAAGTGGGGCCGCTACTCCTTCGTGGGCTGCCGCCCGGCGCTCATCGCGCGCGGCCGCCGTGGCCGCTTCGAGGTCGAGCGGGGAGGGCGGATCGAGGCGCAACAGGTCGACGATCCGTGGCTCCCCCTGCGGGCCCTGCTCGCCGAGTGGAAGCCGCCCACGGAGGGCCTCGACTGGCTGCCGCGCTTCTGGGGCGGCGCCGTCGGCTACGTCGCCTACGACTCGGTGCGCACCTTCGAGCCGAGCGTGGGCACCAGGCACGACGACCCCGAGGCGTGGGACTTCGCCTTCGCCATTGGCGGCACGCTCATCATCTTCGACGACCTGCGCCAGCGGGCCTACGCGGTGAGCCTGCGGCGCGTCGACGGCCACGACCTGCGCGAGAGCTACGACGCCGCGCTCGCGGAGCTCGAGGACCTGACGGACGAGCTGTCCCGCCCGCGCATCCCGCGGCTCCTGTCTCCGCCCACGACGCGCTTCGACGGCGCGCTCCCGAAGTCCAGCTACGACCGGCCCACCTTCTGCGCCGCGGTCGAGACGGCCAAGGAGCACATCCGCGCGGGCGACATCTTCCAGGTCGTGCTCAGCCAGCGCTTCAGCGCCGACGCGCGCGGCGTCGATCTCTTCGACGTCTACCGCATGCTCCGCGCGATCAACCCGTCCCCCTACATGTTCCTCGTGCGCATGCCCGAGGTCGGCATCGCGGGCGCGAGCCCCGAGACCCTCGTGCGGGTCGAAGACGGCCGCGCCGAGGTGCGCCCGCTGGCCGGTACGCGTCCCCGCGGGCAGACCCCGGAGGAGGACCAGCGCCTGGCCGAGGAGCTGCTCGCCGACCCGAAGGAGCTGGCCGAGCACGTCATGCTCGTCGACCTCGGCCGCAACGACCTCGGCCGGATCAGCAAGCCCGGCACGGTCGAGCTCACCGACCGCATGATCATCGAGCGCTACAGCCACGTCATGCACGTGGTGAGCAACGTCCAGGGGGAGCTGGCCGAGGGCAAGGACGCGCTCGACGTGCTCCGCGCCACCTTCCCGGCCGGCACCCTGAGCGGCGCGCCGAAGGTGCGCGCCATGCAGATCATCGAGGAGCTCGAGCCCGCGCGCCGGGGCGTCTACGGCGGCGCCGTCGGCTACGTGAGCTTCAGCGGCAACCTCGACGTCGCCATCGCCATCCGCACCGTCGTCGAGCAGGACGGCGAGATCCGCGTGCAAGCCGGCGCGGGGCTCGTCGAGGCCTCCGACCCGGACAGCGAGTACGACGAGACCGTCAACAAGGCGCGCGCTGCGCTGGGCGCCATCGAGGCGGCGCGGCGGCGCTGA
- a CDS encoding peptide-N-glycosidase F-related protein, whose product MRFFSACLLGLALIACDGASEPDDAGPLDAASPDAGPADTGLADAGPPPLPDVCEELGLAKRPFDPSGDGTTWEGVAGDFTVQTLDGPWTLSEEWSGCDSYVFINYASNDYGNGLWASAPDELFALGPRNVHYFFASYDPEADRARARVIEMRDSIELGFDLAELDEEERRFWRSRFHYVTESVQSTPGSVGALVSASPVILFSFAITRQQRFDPVGLLSQIGRGGFSPAVRMARFVSPFYDYLHDLDARLEADTDATVVPVLDEADVTDRILDRPISLPDAATMAGFDELAIDLEVICRHASLGDCSEWDRIGNIYLCEDAECATRHEIARWITPYWRNGRRRWVMDATPFLGLMRDGGERTLRVQMGPPWERATARDVRVSLRLATRGATDAAILVQPAFQGGAWNDTYNTREPVTFTPPPGTTRVEVVTIISGHGQGGGTNCAEWCNHEHAFAANGAAPHTVSFPGEAGRTDGCAERTGEGVPPGQGGNWAPLRAGWCPGLPVPTRRFDITADVDLSAENTLTYESSFMGGAPPGGDGVTIAMSSYLVFYQ is encoded by the coding sequence ATGCGTTTCTTCTCCGCCTGCCTCCTGGGCCTCGCGCTCATCGCCTGCGACGGCGCCTCCGAGCCGGACGACGCCGGGCCCCTCGACGCCGCCTCGCCCGACGCCGGCCCCGCCGACACCGGCCTCGCCGACGCCGGCCCCCCGCCGCTCCCGGATGTCTGCGAAGAGCTCGGGCTCGCCAAGCGCCCCTTCGATCCGAGCGGCGACGGGACCACCTGGGAGGGCGTCGCGGGCGACTTCACCGTCCAGACCCTCGACGGCCCGTGGACCCTGAGCGAAGAGTGGAGCGGCTGCGACAGCTACGTCTTCATCAACTACGCCTCGAACGACTACGGCAACGGCCTCTGGGCCTCGGCCCCGGACGAGCTCTTCGCGCTCGGCCCGCGCAACGTCCACTACTTCTTCGCCTCGTACGACCCCGAGGCAGATCGCGCGCGCGCCCGTGTGATCGAGATGCGCGACTCCATCGAGCTCGGCTTCGACCTCGCGGAGCTGGACGAGGAGGAGCGCCGCTTCTGGCGCAGCCGCTTCCACTACGTCACCGAGTCCGTCCAGAGCACCCCCGGCTCCGTGGGCGCCCTGGTCAGCGCCAGCCCGGTCATCCTCTTCAGCTTCGCGATCACCCGTCAGCAGCGCTTCGACCCCGTCGGGCTCCTCTCGCAGATCGGCCGCGGCGGCTTCTCCCCCGCCGTGCGCATGGCCCGCTTCGTCTCGCCCTTCTACGACTACCTGCACGACCTCGACGCGCGCCTCGAGGCGGACACCGACGCCACCGTCGTCCCGGTCCTCGACGAGGCCGATGTGACCGATCGCATCCTCGACCGCCCCATCAGCCTGCCCGACGCGGCGACCATGGCGGGCTTCGACGAGCTCGCGATCGACCTCGAGGTGATCTGCCGGCACGCCAGCCTCGGCGACTGCTCCGAGTGGGATCGCATCGGCAACATCTACCTCTGCGAGGACGCCGAGTGCGCCACGCGCCACGAGATCGCGCGGTGGATCACCCCCTACTGGCGCAACGGCCGCCGCCGCTGGGTCATGGACGCCACCCCGTTCCTGGGCCTCATGCGCGACGGCGGCGAGCGCACCCTGCGCGTGCAGATGGGACCGCCGTGGGAGCGCGCCACCGCGCGTGACGTGCGCGTGAGCCTGCGCCTCGCGACCCGCGGCGCGACCGACGCCGCCATCCTCGTCCAGCCCGCCTTCCAGGGCGGCGCGTGGAACGACACCTACAACACGCGCGAGCCCGTCACCTTCACCCCGCCTCCGGGCACCACCCGCGTGGAGGTCGTCACCATCATCAGCGGCCACGGCCAGGGCGGCGGCACCAACTGCGCCGAGTGGTGCAACCACGAGCACGCCTTCGCGGCCAACGGCGCGGCCCCGCACACCGTCAGCTTCCCCGGCGAGGCGGGCCGGACCGACGGCTGCGCCGAGCGGACCGGGGAGGGCGTCCCGCCGGGGCAGGGCGGCAACTGGGCGCCGCTGCGCGCCGGCTGGTGCCCGGGCCTGCCCGTCCCGACCCGCCGCTTCGACATCACCGCCGACGTCGACCTCTCGGCCGAGAACACCCTGACCTACGAGAGCAGCTTCATGGGCGGCGCGCCTCCCGGCGGCGACGGCGTGACGATCGCGATGAGCTCGTACCTCGTCTTCTACCAGTGA
- a CDS encoding parallel beta-helix domain-containing protein, producing the protein MRKTTWILMVALAFGLAACDDGAPADGDAGPGDAGSSGFENADCDDFDTANCVRVEGGDAQGLLDAVNTIDSDTTIVLGAGTFELSNQVTIRGVNTLNLVGQGMDETILAFTSATSQINGVDVIADGFLVQDLTVLDAPKDGIRVEDSDGVTFRRIKATWSEPGLSTNGAYGIYPVRSLNVLVEDSVAERSSDAGLYVGQCINVVVRNNIVRENVAGLEIENTQYADVYGNLAENNTAGIVAFDLPGNPVVGRDVRLRDNMILNNNHENFAPGGTVALIPPGTGTFALASRRIEITGNTYTGNQTGDIAVLSGLAIEEASVWELETSTLVGDWEDLGLLEGATPGTVTNFRTENVVISGNTHTDGGLAPEPHGDFGVLIRVLFTEDPVPSVIYDSIGEEFSTDPTMHTNVNRICVGGNTGGTGVASLDVPSQLLSPMSPILVVADAPFAPFDCTTIEGDPIVVPTF; encoded by the coding sequence ATGAGGAAGACGACTTGGATTCTGATGGTGGCCCTGGCCTTCGGGCTCGCGGCTTGTGATGACGGCGCGCCGGCGGACGGCGACGCGGGGCCCGGTGACGCGGGCTCGAGCGGGTTCGAGAACGCCGACTGCGACGACTTCGACACGGCCAACTGCGTGCGGGTCGAGGGCGGCGACGCGCAGGGGCTGCTCGACGCGGTCAACACGATCGACTCCGACACGACCATCGTGCTCGGCGCGGGCACGTTCGAGCTGTCGAACCAGGTGACCATTCGCGGCGTGAACACGCTCAACCTGGTCGGCCAGGGCATGGACGAGACCATCCTCGCCTTCACCAGCGCGACCTCGCAGATCAACGGCGTCGACGTGATCGCCGACGGCTTCCTCGTGCAGGACCTGACGGTGCTCGACGCGCCGAAGGACGGCATCCGCGTCGAGGACAGCGACGGGGTGACCTTCCGCCGCATCAAGGCGACGTGGTCGGAGCCGGGCCTGTCGACCAACGGCGCGTACGGCATCTACCCGGTGCGCAGCCTGAACGTGCTCGTCGAGGACAGCGTGGCCGAGCGCAGCTCCGACGCGGGGCTCTACGTGGGCCAGTGCATCAACGTGGTCGTGCGCAACAACATCGTGCGCGAGAACGTGGCCGGGCTCGAGATCGAGAACACGCAGTACGCCGACGTCTACGGCAACCTCGCGGAGAACAACACGGCCGGGATCGTGGCCTTCGACCTGCCGGGCAACCCGGTGGTCGGCCGGGACGTGCGCCTGCGCGACAACATGATCCTGAACAACAACCACGAGAACTTCGCCCCGGGCGGCACCGTGGCCCTCATCCCGCCGGGCACGGGCACCTTCGCCCTCGCCTCGCGCCGCATCGAGATCACGGGCAACACCTACACGGGCAACCAGACCGGCGACATCGCCGTCCTGAGCGGCCTCGCCATCGAGGAGGCGAGCGTCTGGGAGCTGGAGACGTCGACGCTGGTGGGCGACTGGGAGGACCTCGGCCTGCTCGAGGGCGCGACGCCGGGCACGGTCACCAACTTCCGGACCGAGAACGTGGTGATCTCCGGCAACACGCACACCGACGGCGGGCTCGCGCCCGAGCCGCACGGGGACTTCGGCGTGCTCATCCGCGTGCTGTTCACCGAGGACCCGGTCCCGTCGGTGATCTACGACTCGATCGGCGAGGAGTTCAGCACCGACCCGACGATGCACACCAACGTCAACCGCATCTGCGTCGGCGGCAACACCGGCGGCACGGGCGTGGCCAGCCTCGACGTGCCGAGCCAGCTCCTCAGCCCCATGTCGCCCATCCTCGTGGTGGCCGACGCGCCCTTCGCGCCGTTCGACTGCACGACGATCGAAGGCGACCCCATCGTCGTCCCCACGTTCTGA
- a CDS encoding SO2930 family diheme c-type cytochrome, with the protein MLRFTQILASLFAVGLLVSCESTSSPFEGPPTVDVEAAPPESLSELQLFLWDPGEGFVYNERVVPYELNTPLFSDYALKERAIYVPEGETMGYDGEGVFSFPVGSVIVKTFYFAPDMREPLVDRELIETRVLMHTSEGWEAWPYIWNEEQTDAVLSPSGATRALSFIDPQGEPREASYLVPQRNQCSSCHVRNIGEGGEAVLTPIGPAARHLNRDLDYGAGAENQLAHFLDVGILNALPAMTPAAFDFRRIEADGVDAIPAAEVDFAARSYLDANCAHCHSPEGTAGVTSQLFLNHDNEDDFRLGVCKRPGSAGGGTFGRTYDLVPGDPEDSILYLRVETEEVGAMMPQLGRSVEHTMGSALLYRWIAEMEPVDCGPMMPPPGG; encoded by the coding sequence ATGTTGCGCTTCACCCAGATCCTGGCCTCTCTCTTCGCGGTGGGGCTCCTCGTGAGCTGCGAGAGCACCAGCAGCCCGTTCGAGGGGCCGCCCACCGTGGACGTCGAGGCGGCGCCGCCGGAGAGCCTCTCCGAGCTGCAGCTCTTCCTCTGGGATCCGGGTGAAGGCTTCGTCTACAACGAGCGCGTCGTCCCCTACGAGCTCAACACGCCGCTCTTCAGCGACTACGCCCTCAAGGAGCGCGCCATCTACGTGCCCGAGGGCGAGACGATGGGCTACGACGGCGAGGGCGTGTTCTCCTTCCCCGTCGGCTCGGTCATCGTCAAGACGTTCTACTTCGCTCCGGACATGCGCGAGCCGCTCGTGGACCGGGAGCTCATCGAGACGCGCGTGCTGATGCACACCTCGGAGGGCTGGGAGGCCTGGCCGTACATCTGGAACGAGGAGCAGACCGACGCGGTGCTCTCGCCGAGCGGCGCCACGCGGGCGCTGTCGTTCATCGACCCGCAGGGCGAGCCGCGCGAGGCGAGCTACCTCGTGCCGCAGCGCAACCAGTGCAGCTCGTGCCACGTCCGCAACATCGGCGAGGGCGGCGAGGCGGTGCTCACGCCGATCGGCCCGGCCGCGCGCCACCTCAACCGCGACCTCGACTACGGCGCGGGGGCGGAGAACCAGCTGGCCCACTTCCTCGACGTGGGCATTCTGAACGCCCTGCCCGCCATGACGCCGGCCGCGTTCGACTTCCGCCGCATCGAGGCCGACGGCGTCGACGCCATCCCGGCGGCGGAGGTCGACTTCGCCGCGCGCAGCTACCTCGACGCGAACTGCGCGCACTGCCACTCGCCCGAGGGCACGGCCGGCGTCACCTCGCAGCTCTTCCTGAACCACGACAACGAGGACGACTTCCGCCTCGGCGTGTGCAAGCGCCCGGGCAGCGCGGGCGGCGGCACCTTCGGCCGCACCTACGATCTCGTCCCGGGCGACCCGGAGGACTCCATCCTCTACCTGCGCGTCGAGACCGAGGAGGTCGGCGCGATGATGCCGCAGCTCGGCCGCTCGGTGGAGCACACCATGGGCAGCGCGCTCCTCTACCGCTGGATCGCCGAGATGGAGCCCGTCGACTGCGGCCCCATGATGCCCCCGCCGGGCGGCTGA
- the glyA gene encoding serine hydroxymethyltransferase, translating to MTEPSLREIDPEIHQLIEDERSRQANTLRLIASENYASKAVLEAGGSVLNNKYSEGYPGKRYYQGQHNIDAVESMACTRLKRLFGADHANVQPYSGSPANLAVYFAFLQPGDKTMGLGLPAGGHLTHGWKVSITGKYYDAVQYGVRESDQRIDFDEVAKLAREHKPKLLWCGTTAYPRQLDFDKFAEIAQEIGAILVADIAHISGLVAAGAHPSPFGKAEIVTSTTHKTLRGPRGGMILCDEKHAKKIDRAVFPGLQGGPHNSAIAALAVAAKEASTDEFKAYAHKVVDNARALADGLSSRGIGLVTGGTDTHLILADLTPKDVPGKPAAVALEHAGIVCNYNSVPFDKRSPFDPSGIRIGTPALTSRGMGEDEMKTVAGWIADVIENVEDAPTQKRIKGQVEDLCAQFPAPGLLV from the coding sequence ATGACCGAGCCTTCCCTCCGCGAGATCGACCCGGAGATTCACCAGCTCATCGAGGACGAGCGCAGCCGCCAGGCCAACACCCTGCGCCTGATCGCCAGCGAGAACTACGCCAGCAAGGCGGTGCTCGAGGCGGGCGGCTCGGTGCTGAACAACAAGTACTCCGAGGGCTACCCCGGCAAGCGCTACTACCAGGGACAGCACAACATCGACGCGGTGGAGTCGATGGCCTGCACCCGGCTCAAGCGCCTCTTCGGCGCCGACCACGCGAACGTGCAGCCCTACTCCGGCTCGCCGGCCAACCTCGCGGTCTACTTCGCCTTCCTCCAGCCGGGCGACAAGACCATGGGCCTGGGCCTGCCCGCGGGCGGCCACCTGACGCACGGGTGGAAGGTCTCCATCACGGGCAAGTACTACGACGCCGTGCAATACGGCGTGCGCGAGTCCGACCAGCGCATCGACTTCGACGAGGTCGCCAAGCTGGCCCGCGAGCACAAGCCCAAGCTGCTCTGGTGCGGCACCACCGCCTACCCGCGGCAGCTCGACTTCGACAAGTTCGCCGAGATCGCGCAGGAGATCGGCGCCATCCTCGTGGCCGACATCGCGCACATCTCCGGCCTCGTGGCCGCCGGCGCGCACCCGAGCCCCTTCGGCAAGGCGGAGATCGTCACCTCGACGACGCACAAGACCTTGCGCGGCCCGCGCGGCGGCATGATCCTCTGCGACGAGAAGCACGCCAAGAAGATCGACCGCGCCGTCTTCCCGGGCCTGCAGGGCGGGCCGCACAACAGCGCCATCGCGGCGCTCGCGGTCGCGGCGAAGGAGGCCTCGACCGACGAGTTCAAGGCCTACGCGCACAAGGTCGTCGACAACGCGCGCGCGCTGGCCGACGGGCTCTCCTCGCGCGGCATCGGGCTCGTCACGGGCGGGACCGACACGCACCTCATCCTCGCCGACCTCACGCCGAAGGACGTCCCCGGCAAGCCGGCCGCCGTCGCGCTCGAGCACGCGGGCATCGTCTGCAACTACAACTCGGTCCCCTTCGACAAGCGCTCGCCCTTCGACCCGAGCGGCATCCGCATCGGCACCCCCGCGCTCACGAGCCGCGGCATGGGCGAAGACGAGATGAAGACGGTGGCGGGCTGGATCGCCGACGTCATCGAGAACGTCGAGGACGCCCCGACGCAGAAGCGCATCAAGGGCCAGGTCGAGGACCTCTGCGCGCAGTTCCCGGCGCCGGGTCTACTGGTCTAG